In one window of Candidatus Kryptonium sp. DNA:
- the rfbC gene encoding dTDP-4-dehydrorhamnose 3,5-epimerase, with translation MPFKFSKVEEIPDLIVIEPVVFNDNRGFFMETYSYREFEKAGIKEKFVQDNHSKSVKGVLRGLHFQIKPFAQSKLVRCIKGEIFDVAVDIRPDSPTFRKWFAIVLSEENKKMIYIPKGFAHGFVALSDVAEVEYKVDSFYSPEHERGIIWNDPEIAIKWPVEAPILSSKDMNFPTLSKLIDELVF, from the coding sequence ATGCCATTTAAATTTTCAAAGGTTGAAGAGATTCCAGATTTAATTGTTATTGAACCTGTCGTATTTAACGATAATCGCGGTTTTTTTATGGAAACTTACTCCTACAGAGAATTTGAAAAAGCAGGGATAAAAGAGAAATTTGTCCAGGATAATCATTCAAAATCAGTGAAGGGTGTCTTGAGAGGTTTACATTTCCAAATAAAACCTTTCGCTCAATCAAAACTGGTTAGATGCATAAAGGGAGAAATTTTTGATGTCGCAGTTGATATTAGACCAGATTCTCCTACTTTCAGGAAATGGTTTGCTATAGTTCTTTCTGAGGAAAACAAGAAAATGATTTATATTCCAAAAGGTTTTGCACATGGCTTTGTAGCTCTTTCTGATGTTGCGGAGGTAGAATATAAAGTTGACTCCTTTTATTCACCCGAGCACGAAAGAGGTATAATCTGGAATGATCCTGAAATTGCTATCAAATGGCCGGTTGAAGCTCCGATTCTTTCGTCAAAAGATATGAATTTTCCCACTTTATCAAAACTAATAGATGAATTGGTGTTTTGA